Proteins found in one Balaenoptera ricei isolate mBalRic1 chromosome 18, mBalRic1.hap2, whole genome shotgun sequence genomic segment:
- the GGACT gene encoding gamma-glutamylaminecyclotransferase isoform X3 → MAHVFVYGTLKTGQPNHRVLLEGAHGRAAFRGWGRTVEPYPLVIAGQRNVPRLLNLPGRGRRVAGEVYAVDEQMLRFLDEFEGCPDMYQRTRVTVAVEGAGGTLQCFVYTTATYPPEWVHLPYHDDYDSQGEHGLRYSPR, encoded by the coding sequence ATGGCCCACGTGTTCGTGTACGGGACCCTGAAGACGGGCCAGCCCAACCACCGGGTCCTGCTGGAGGGCGCCCACGGTCGCGCAGCCTTCCGGGGCTGGGGTCGCACGGTCGAGCCATACCCGCTGGTGATCGCGGGGCAGCGCAACGTCCCGCGGCTGCTGAACCTGCCGGGCCGGGGGCGCCGAGTGGCTGGGGAGGTCTACGCCGTGGACGAGCAgatgctgcgcttcctggacgaGTTCGAAGGCTGCCCGGACATGTACCAGCGCACCCGGGTGACAGTCGCTGTCGAGGGGGCGGGCGGGACCCTGCAGTGCTTCGTGTACACCACGGCCACGTACCCGCCCGAGTGGGTCCACCTCCCATACCACGACGATTACGACTCGCAGGGGGAGCACGGGCTTCGCTACAGTCCGCGGTGA
- the GGACT gene encoding gamma-glutamylaminecyclotransferase isoform X1 produces the protein MPAPSSSGPASSSAPAPPSPGSPRSHLDLHTWAAAAQAPSLRSALPPPSVTATRAPIPSLSCSRLAAETEAAERKGGPEWAAVGRRPSSPDALKRWGEAQTPRPARVCWEESRVLACCHDRLPHLTRVALPGTLPGKGVWSGVGARGEAARFPSARDLCVRPRSLAAPGRMAHVFVYGTLKTGQPNHRVLLEGAHGRAAFRGWGRTVEPYPLVIAGQRNVPRLLNLPGRGRRVAGEVYAVDEQMLRFLDEFEGCPDMYQRTRVTVAVEGAGGTLQCFVYTTATYPPEWVHLPYHDDYDSQGEHGLRYSPR, from the exons ATGCCCGCCCCCAGCAGCAGTGGGCCTGCCTCCTCCTCGGCCCCTGCACCTCCGAGTCCAGGCTCTCCTCGTTCACATCTTGACTTGCATACCTGGGCAGCTGCCGCTCAAGCCCCATCACTCCGGTCTGCCCTTCCTCCGCCGTCAGTCACTGCAACGAGAGCTCCCATCCCGTCTCTGTCCTGCTCAAGGCTGGCGGCTGAGACCGAGGCGGCAGAGAGGAAGGGTGGGCCCGAGTGGGCAGCTGTGGGGCGCCGCCCATCCTCCCCGGACGCCCTGAAGAGGTGGGGCGAGGCCCAGACCCCCAGACCAGCCCGTGTTTGCTGGGAAGAAAGTCGAGTCCT GGCTTGCTGCCACGACAGGCTGCCTCATCTGACACGAGTCGCTCTTCCTGGAACCCTACCTGGAAAGGGTGTCTGGTCGGGAGTGGGGGCCCGGGGCGAGGCCGCCCGTTTCCCCTCCGCGCGGGACCTGTGCGTCCGTCCTCGCTCGCTCGCAGCTCCCGGCCGCATGGCCCACGTGTTCGTGTACGGGACCCTGAAGACGGGCCAGCCCAACCACCGGGTCCTGCTGGAGGGCGCCCACGGTCGCGCAGCCTTCCGGGGCTGGGGTCGCACGGTCGAGCCATACCCGCTGGTGATCGCGGGGCAGCGCAACGTCCCGCGGCTGCTGAACCTGCCGGGCCGGGGGCGCCGAGTGGCTGGGGAGGTCTACGCCGTGGACGAGCAgatgctgcgcttcctggacgaGTTCGAAGGCTGCCCGGACATGTACCAGCGCACCCGGGTGACAGTCGCTGTCGAGGGGGCGGGCGGGACCCTGCAGTGCTTCGTGTACACCACGGCCACGTACCCGCCCGAGTGGGTCCACCTCCCATACCACGACGATTACGACTCGCAGGGGGAGCACGGGCTTCGCTACAGTCCGCGGTGA
- the GGACT gene encoding gamma-glutamylaminecyclotransferase isoform X2, with amino-acid sequence MRLFLKDLCLLFKTQSERACCHDRLPHLTRVALPGTLPGKGVWSGVGARGEAARFPSARDLCVRPRSLAAPGRMAHVFVYGTLKTGQPNHRVLLEGAHGRAAFRGWGRTVEPYPLVIAGQRNVPRLLNLPGRGRRVAGEVYAVDEQMLRFLDEFEGCPDMYQRTRVTVAVEGAGGTLQCFVYTTATYPPEWVHLPYHDDYDSQGEHGLRYSPR; translated from the coding sequence GGCTTGCTGCCACGACAGGCTGCCTCATCTGACACGAGTCGCTCTTCCTGGAACCCTACCTGGAAAGGGTGTCTGGTCGGGAGTGGGGGCCCGGGGCGAGGCCGCCCGTTTCCCCTCCGCGCGGGACCTGTGCGTCCGTCCTCGCTCGCTCGCAGCTCCCGGCCGCATGGCCCACGTGTTCGTGTACGGGACCCTGAAGACGGGCCAGCCCAACCACCGGGTCCTGCTGGAGGGCGCCCACGGTCGCGCAGCCTTCCGGGGCTGGGGTCGCACGGTCGAGCCATACCCGCTGGTGATCGCGGGGCAGCGCAACGTCCCGCGGCTGCTGAACCTGCCGGGCCGGGGGCGCCGAGTGGCTGGGGAGGTCTACGCCGTGGACGAGCAgatgctgcgcttcctggacgaGTTCGAAGGCTGCCCGGACATGTACCAGCGCACCCGGGTGACAGTCGCTGTCGAGGGGGCGGGCGGGACCCTGCAGTGCTTCGTGTACACCACGGCCACGTACCCGCCCGAGTGGGTCCACCTCCCATACCACGACGATTACGACTCGCAGGGGGAGCACGGGCTTCGCTACAGTCCGCGGTGA